The DNA region CAGCACAAACGCTCTGGCAAATCCTACCCGCTGCTTCATACCGCCAGACAGTTCCTTGGGATAAGCACTCTCAAAGCCGTCCAGTCCCACCAGGTCGATCGCTTTCAGTGCCCGACGGCGGCGTTCTTCCCGGTTCATGCCCTGGGCTTCCAGACCCAATTCCACATTTTCCTGCACCGTCAGCCAGGGCAGCAGGGCAAAGCTTTGGAACACCATCGCCACATCTTTGTTAGCCCCTTGCAAGCGCTTGCCATTGGTGATTACCTGTCCACTACTGGGAGGCAGTAATCCAGCCATAATTCGCAGTAGAGTACTTTTGCCGCTGCCACTGCGTCCCAGCAACGCCAGCACTTCTCCGGCTTTAACGGTCAAATTAATATCGGTGAGGACGTTAAATTCTCCTTTCCCCTCTGGTAGCGGAAAGCTTTTGTTCACCTGTTCAACGGTAATGAGTTCCTGTGCGATTGTAGTTGTGACAGCCATGCTTATATGCTCCCTAGAGATGGTACTTCGTTTCGGCCAGGTGATAGAGTCGCCGCCAGAATACTCGATTCAGCCCGACGACAAACAAACTCATCATGCCAATCCCCAGGGTGATGCGGGGCCAGTCTCCTGTTTCAGTTGCTTCTGTGATGTAGGCACCTAAGCCACTGGCCGTCAGGGTGGTGGTTCCCCAGGTGACAATTTCTGACACAATGCTGGCGTTCCAGGCTCCACCACTGGCGGTAATTCCACCCGTTACCCAGGCGGAGAAGATCCCTGGAATAATCAACTTGCGCCACAGGTGCCATCCCTGCAATCCTACATCCCTAGCCATTTCTCGTAAATCTGTGGGAATACTCATGGCTCCAGCGATCGAGTTGAACAAAATGTACCACTGAGCACCTAACGCCATCAGTAAAATGCTGCCCCAGTTGATCGGGATGCTGAATCGGATAAAAAACAGGGTGGCAAACGGAAAGATAAAGTTAGCGGGAAAGGAGGCCAAAAACTGAACCACGGGTTGCAGCAAACGAGCCAGTTTGGGATTAAAGCCGATCGCCACGCCAATGGGAGTCCATACAATCGTGGCAAAGATCAGCAGGATCACCACCCGACCTAGCGTCAGCAAGCCCAAAGTAAAGGTCTTCCCCACTTCTGCTAAACCCACAGTGGTCAGAATGAAATGCATCCCAGTGGCTAACAGGGCACCAATGACCAGCAGGAGAAAGAAATTGTACAGGCGATCGCTGCCAGTGGTAGACGTTGGCTCGGTTGCAAATGTGCGTTGTTGAGGAGATAACCAGGCCAACACCCGGTTGGTAGCTTCTCCCACTGGGGTAAGAGCACCTCCCAGCAGTCTAGGTATGCGAGCGGTCGTCAGCAAATCATAGACCCAG from Leptodesmis sichuanensis A121 includes:
- a CDS encoding ABC transporter permease translates to MLQKTFPSPEALKRFPFGLADIAVILGTLVLLALIARVGAGALVSFQPPHDLPSISLDPANLPYYAGRSTLRMFIALFFSTLFTLIYGYIAANSRRAEQVLIPLLDILQSVPVLGFLSITVTGFIALFPGSLLGLEAASIFAIFTSQVWNMTFSFYQSLRTVPRELDEAVTLYGLSRWERFTKLEVPSAMIGLVWNAMMSFGGGWFFVAASETISVLNQKYTLPGIGSYVAAAVEAENLPALGWALLTMAIVIVVVDQLFWRPLIAWTDKFRLEQSASALAPESWVYDLLTTARIPRLLGGALTPVGEATNRVLAWLSPQQRTFATEPTSTTGSDRLYNFFLLLVIGALLATGMHFILTTVGLAEVGKTFTLGLLTLGRVVILLIFATIVWTPIGVAIGFNPKLARLLQPVVQFLASFPANFIFPFATLFFIRFSIPINWGSILLMALGAQWYILFNSIAGAMSIPTDLREMARDVGLQGWHLWRKLIIPGIFSAWVTGGITASGGAWNASIVSEIVTWGTTTLTASGLGAYITEATETGDWPRITLGIGMMSLFVVGLNRVFWRRLYHLAETKYHL